Genomic DNA from Acanthopagrus latus isolate v.2019 chromosome 2, fAcaLat1.1, whole genome shotgun sequence:
ATACTGTATTGCAGTGGTGGGAAAATGGTTCTGTCTACAAAAGGAAGAAGACGAGCACAAGATATTCATGTCATTTACATGTTTggttattttcaatattttattatcatttggACTTTTTTCTGCCACAAGGTCTTAAAGTAAACTTATCTTACACTTTCAAGTGTTGCTGGAGACTCTACCGCTTTAGAcctattttctcttctttgtacACCTAAGAAGATGATGAAGTGGGCCAGAGACCCCCTACTCTGCTTTCATAGTATTTCACAAGATCACAAGTTCAGATCATCAGGATGCACAAGTATATGAGAATTGATACATTGTGCCATCTGCTTAATTTGAAAAAGACAATTTTGGGGGTaaaatttaataaaaatgttattttaaaaaaaagcaaaaagcaatcATCACATTTCAGCACTGGGTCAGTGATGTAACTATTCAATAATAGTGGTAGTCTACAACATAGACCTATATACATAGACGCCTCATTGAACGCTGGACCGTGCGTCAGCATGATTATAAACGTTAACTACTCCTTATATGTTTAGCATACAGGTCGGCACCAAACCCACAGATgtatttttatgatgtttttagGAGTGCTTACAGTTACCAATGTATGTAACGCTGctactgtgatgataaatgacagtTAAGCTGACTGCACAAtatatgaatcagaatcagaaaatatttataatagtAGCCAActgcaactttacttttttttagtCATGAAATGTTACTGTATACagatcatattttataatgttctgtcatggagtacatcacttcactgctaaaagaaaagaaggtaGGCTCGCTGCCAGTTGCAGAATTTTATCTCTATTTTCAgactttgttaattttttttgtctccatgattgttattattagtacttAGATCATtaaaaatcactgtatttatagAAATGATTGATCAGTAACATGTAAATGTTGGTGCTTTTAATTccaacagatgtcacatttacatttgactGATTTGTCATCACAGTAGCAGCATAATATACATTGGTGGCTGTAAACGGTCAccaaaaacattataaaaacaaatgagtgaAATTATTGTTGAGTTGTCATCTTCACTTTTCCAAGACTTAATACATGTGACAAAGGAAAGTACCTGGATAGTACTCTTATGTtaacatttagctcaaagcatcaTTGTGCTTAAATATGGCCTCACAGTCAGAGCTGCAAGCGTAGCTGCTGACcagacatgttgaaacttctACTGGAGGTTtctgagcaacaacaaaaaagacagaaactttAATCTTAGTAAGGGATGACCTGTTGTTAGGTGTGACACATTCTTTCAACAgatgtgattggttgatttaaaaaaacccaaaacatatGAAATGTACTTCTAATGATAATGGACAGGAAATGGACAGTGAAATTGATCTATATCATAGAATTCAGTCTCTATTCAGATGTGGTGTAGTAATgactattatttattttatacaaAGAGTATCTCTGTTGATTAACAGGTAAGACATACTCTAAAGAAACctataaatgtttgaaaacataGGCATACCTGTATAAAAGTCTATTGATATGCTAATTGTCGTGTCCTCACATGTATTTACTATGAAGGTAACTTTAGGATGCCAGCTAGTCTATTTGATAACAAGTGTAAAACAAATTTTAAGGGAGCACACCAGTGAGGAGTGATAACAAGTTGGAGACAACAATTGTTTTGTTACTGTTTGTGTGATTGATCCCCAAAgttaatatacatatatttatctatttttgcAATTGTCAGATATCTCAGTGTTGTGATCTAATCACTGATGTTAGACCACTGCATTGGGTTTGAGATATGAGGCTGCCTCTATTGAGATCAACCAACATTATCCTTGCATGATCTAAACCGTAGTTTCATTCAGTATTTGGACAATATCTGTCCTTCCTATTTGTCTTTCCACTGTGTAATTAAAGTCATCCTGCCTACTAATAACAGATGTTCATCTTTAAAGGTCTTTTGAGAGCTGAGATGCTTTGTGAATAACCTTTTTCCTCTCGTGGAGCTATATTACATTTCAGCCATTGCAGCTGTGTCACACCTGCCACTTGAGGTGATCTACTGGGCTGATTCCAAAACATTTGGTGAGTGTAAATCTTTTACAGGCCAAAACATATATGCCCCAGTTTTAAGAATATCAGAATTTCCTTGTAAGTTTTTTGTTATTACTTCACAATAATATTAGGCTACTAAAAGGAACAATTTGTAAGGTATGGACATCATTTCAGAACAGTATGTGGTGATGAAACACAAGTGTTggtgttatgtcaaagacatcagtCTGTGTAAatctgctgtaaatcacctctgtactatATCTTCTGTCTTCAAACGGACCTCAATTGATGTTGGAGGCTGGGTTTAGTTCCAGTTCAGTGTCCAGCCAAGTTCACCCTCATGTCAGGCCACCAGTTACAGTGAGCAGTGCCCCGTCGCCAGAGGTGACTGCCCCCGTTATCTAGGTCTTGGTCCAGGCAAACTCTCAGTTTCTCTCAATCCTGCCTCTTGTCTTGTGAGaaactgcatttgggtccacctcctaTTTCCTTAGtcttcccctttaaaccccagcCTGACAAAATTCATTCTGATGCTAAGTGTTTCCAGCACACCACACAGGTGCAGGTGAAGGCAGAGGAAGGCTGTCTTCAAGTACATCATGGAAATATCAGAATCACTGGAAAACACTAACCTACAGTATATTCTTTGGCAGAAATAGGCACATCAAATGAGCCTTAGAAATAAATTAACATAGGTTGTTTCAGTAGGGATATTCTCCTCAGTTGTCTGTCTTATCTTAAGTTATAATACATTGCAAAGTAAACGATCAGTCGAATGGTTTCTTAAGttgtgagaaaaacaactttcatAGCCCAGCCTTTATAACCGACTCCTCAAGACTCAACTCCCGCAAACAGTGATTAAGACAGATATTAAACCAACTCATCTTTGGTCATACACTTATTCAACACAGgctttgttgtcatgtttctgACATTTGGTTCGAACAACAAATCATTGCTGTGGCCTATGTTGGCTATCCATCACACCTGGCTGTGGCTTAAGTCATCCTGGTCACCTGCCAGagccttctcttcctcctcctcctcctcttcttcctcctcctcctcctcctcctcctcctcctcctcctgtccaccCACGCTGGAGGTTATTACGCTCTTCATgctgatttggtctgaatgaaTAGAGGCCTTTGTTTGGCTCCAGTTCCCACGACCCGGCATTCGCCTGGCAGTCGCGTGGCTCTAAAAAACAGGGGCCCTCGCTTTAAGGGACCCAAagatgggtgggtgggtggtgtggtgttgggggggggacaCTGGTCAATCTGACATCTGCTCGCTAGCAGTTAACAGCAGATGTCGGACACTTGAAGGCAGGGAGAATGATCAAAGCTGGCTAAATACCCTGCAAGAGTGTCGCTCTTGGAAAACAAGTCCTCAaagaagaggtgtgtgtgtgtgtctgtgtgtgtgtgaaagagaattTATGTGTCACTGTTTTAGTCAgagtcagctgctgctgtaaaccTTAAAATCagaattcaaataaatgtgataGCTGACAGAAATGATTTAAGAGCTTCATCACAGAGTGAGGCCTGCTCCACACTGGACAGCCTGTAGTGCACAGAGGCGGACACACCCTCAGGTGATTTGTCAGTCTGGTGTGTCCTCCTGTGAGCTCTGAGGGAATGGGTTTGGCCTTTTTGCAGGTAGTGTAATGTTGCTCCCGTGGACAATAGGCGAGGGGCTCCCCGGAGTCAAGCACGGTAACTGCACACTCTTGTTCAGCCCTGGGAGAAGAGGAAACTACTGagttgtgtgcgtgcgtgcgtgtgtgtatgcgcgcgGGCGGGGGGCCTGGAGGGTGTAGCGCATGTTTTCAGGCTGGACATCTGTCgcttgtcagttttttttttttccttcttcttcttcttttttttttttttttctaggccGGGTCCCTCGCTCACTGAATGGAACCAGTGACCTGTCAGTCTTGACTGATGGGACCCCGTGTGTGGGAAAATCCGGCAGCCAAAGAGCTGGAGCATTCACATGCTAATTGCGCCCCGATAAATAAGAGGGCCGTGCCGCGCCGAGGGCCCTAGAGACGCGCTGAGATTCGGAGCAGAGCGGGCACAGGCGCACGGACACCCGAGAGGAAACATGACTGCTTCATCCATGGCGCACAACGTGGGGAAACATCCCAGTGccaaggaggagagaaaggtaTTTTACACTTGGATATACAGTTGATCGATGTCCCCTGAGCTCCAGCATGGTGTCTCACCGTCCTTGctgcctttttaattattttttttttttgttctgtcttcCTTTTACAGCTGAGGAAGCCGCTCATTGAGAGGAAACGACGAGAGAGGATAAACACTTGTTTGGATCAGCTCAAAGAAACGGTGATCGGAGCGTTCAGACTGGATGTGAGTATTTTTCCTCGCGTGGCTCGCCCTCACTCTGTCAGTAAACGGTGGAGTCTGAATCAAGTTAACCTCGAGGCTGCTCATCTCTCAACAGCAATCCAAACTGGAAAAGGCCGATATCCTAGAGATGACAGTGAAACACCTGCAGAACATCCAGAGTAGTAAACTCCACGGTAAGGACCTTGGTGGCTCTGTATTTGCCCCCCATAACGCTCATACATGTTCTTCTTTGGGTCAGCAATTGGGCAGAACAAACTAAAACGGGAGCCAGCGGACATCAGGCAGCACAGCTGATCATCAGCACGCAAAATGTCAGACGTTGTTGACATTAGATTCTTTATTCTCACTGTGTTTAATAGTTATGTGACTGTGTGGCACACTTGCGAGGGATTTAGTGAGCAGCTTCCTGATGGCAGACACCGTCACTCGGCGCTGTGTCCCGGGTGCATGTCGTGCTGTCGCCACCAGAGGCGGCTGTAACCTCACACCTCCTCTTTTCCCTCCGGCAGACCCCACATTGGGCCTGGAGGCCCAGCAGAAGTACAGCACAGGGTACATCCAGTGCATGCACGAGGTCCACAACATGCTCCTCACCTGCGACTGGATGGATAAAACTCTGGGCTCCCGCCTGCTCAACCACCTCCTCAAGTCCCTGCCCAGGTCAACCGATGAGCGCCCCCTTCAGCCCACACCCAGACACGACGTCCCTCCCCTGGCCAGCCCGGGCACAGGGCTCCCCGGCACACCCCTCAGAGGAGACCCCCTGGCTGGGAGGCAGCTCCGTAGGGAAGGGCCCGCCTGCCAGAGGCCAGGGCTCCACAGCTCCCACCTGGGGATGCTGGACATGTGGAGGCCCTGGTGAACCGGTGGATTAATGATCTTGGTTGTCCATTTTTGTTAGACCATCCTGTGTTATGTATCTTATAGATATGCTGCTCAGAAGACAAACGTGGGGCAGTTTTGTTCCAGTGATTATTATTGTAGGTGTGCTGTAATGATTCTATACAGACCTTTTCTCAGTACTTCCCTTCAGAAGTTGACCTCCTGTAGCCTGCATTATAGAAGGCTCTTATTAATCTTTCGTGTATTTATTGTATTAAcggctttatttatttgatattataaGGCATCATATGACTTTGCTTCTTAGACACTTGCTTGGCActacatagttttttttttatatatgtctTCCTACTTTTCTGTATTATTAACCcaaatatgaataataataaattgaaTACAATGTATTGTACACTCTCGAGATTTTATTTAGCTTTGTGAACCACCCTGTCCATGTAAGATTAGCCTGCTCTTTTCTTagctttgacctttgacctctatGGGCTATAAAAGCATCTTCAGGAGAACCTAACTGTTTACCTATTAGCATGTTTACTTATAACCACACAAGTATAGATATAGAAATACAACTAGCAACTGAGGCTATTTAAAGTATGTATTACTGGATTTTCACCATTAAAGGCAGAAATTAGCATCAACCGTCacatatctgaaaaaaaaaagatattagcCTACAGACGAGCCTTTTCAGTATAAAAGAAAATCTTAAAGCGGCATTAAtcaatatgttttaaatcaagttgtGTAATTAAATGGGTCACCCGCACTGACACAGCACAAGTGACCCAGATTTTGCAGCTCACTGGGTCTTTTTTTAGCCTTtgttcagctcattgttttaatGGAAGCAAATTCAAATCATGTATAGTTTCAccagcagcaggcaggtgtTTCCAGTAAACAGACTCAGATAAACACACCACCTGCCCACACGACCAGTTAGCTGTCGAGAACAGCTACAGGCCAGACCAAACCGAGCTAAAGAAGAGTGACCGCAGGCCTTCCTCACAGCAGACATCCTGTGTCAAGTGTCCCATTAAAGTGTCACAAT
This window encodes:
- the her8.2 gene encoding hairy-related 8.2; the protein is MTASSMAHNVGKHPSAKEERKLRKPLIERKRRERINTCLDQLKETVIGAFRLDQSKLEKADILEMTVKHLQNIQSSKLHDPTLGLEAQQKYSTGYIQCMHEVHNMLLTCDWMDKTLGSRLLNHLLKSLPRSTDERPLQPTPRHDVPPLASPGTGLPGTPLRGDPLAGRQLRREGPACQRPGLHSSHLGMLDMWRPW